The genomic window ACTTCTCCAGCGCTTTTCCAACACCGAGACTTCTCCAGGAAAACCCCGAGCCCGGGGACGCGCCGCACCCTCTCCTCACTCccctgcttttttctttttaaatacatttttctcctttttttcaaaaaagcCAAACGGAACTGAACCGAGTGGGGGCGACGGggattttttgaattttttttttggttttttgatttttttttttttgggggagaggaggaggaggaggaaggggggggggCGCAGGCTGCAGTGGCGCGGCGCGGCCGGCAGGTGGCGCGCTCCGCCCAGGCGGGGGGCGATGGCGGCGGCGGATTTGGGGCGACTTTGGGCCTAAAGCGGCTCCGCGCTCGTCATTATTTGTAACCATAGAGCATGAATTACCTCTTGAGGTCATCAGCGAGAATTTACGACTGGTCAACAAAAGCACGTGACGCCCAAACGCAccccccaccctccccccaTATTTGGCCGCATACATAGCAAAAACGAAGTACAGTGCATTGCTATAATTCATTAATACATCATAAATCGTCAAGCACGGGGTTATAACGACCACGAGCCACAAATCAAGCCCTCCAAAATAACCCAAATGAGCTCTTACTTTGTAAACTCGTTCTCAGGGCGCTACCCAAATGGCCCCGACTATCAGTTACTAAATTATGGGACCGGCAGTTCCATGAACGGTTCTTACAGAGATTCAAGCACCATGCATTCCAGCTCTTATGGCTACAACTACAATGGGATGGACCTTAGCATCAACCGCTCAGCCTCCTCCAGTCACTTTGGGGCTGTGGGCGAGAGCTCCCGCGgtttcccttctccagctcaggagagcaggTTTAGACAGGCGTCCAGCTGCTCCTTATCTTCTCCCgactccctgccctgctccaacAGCGAGAGCCACGGAGGCAAACCCGCCCCGTCCCCCTCCGAGccggctcctgctgccagcagcaccaacacAAATTTCACAGAACTAGACGAGACCAGCGCGTCCTCGGGAGCCGACGAGGGCACTCCAAtaagcagcagcatcccccgAGCGCAGGCAGAGCCCATCGCGACCTCCACGGCAGCGACAGAAGGGCAGGCACCTCAGATATTCCCTTGGATGAGGAAACTTCACATTAGCCATGGTACAGCTCCTTCTTTTTCCGTCCTTGTGCCTGTTCATTTCTTGCCGCAcatcccccccaccccacctcGCTCCTTTTCTCcgctgtttctttctcttttttccccccctttcccctcttttttccctcccccccccccccagccccgctcgcttttttctttttttccgctctctccttccctttatTCCGCGGAGGCGCTTGCTTTGATCAGAATCGCAGCTATTTATTGCTTTTGTATTTCTCGCTCTAAAGCTGCCTCTGGCGCCTGCGGAGGGCCGGGGGGGGGGCTGCGTGTGTCCGTGTGTTCGTGGGGGCCgattttatttcccctttcgCCCTCCCCGCCGCCAAACCGGCGCTTTCCCGAAGCCCTGGGCACCGCGCGGGTGCTGGGAGAAGGTGATTCAAAAACCGAGGCCGGGGGGGTTTCTCGGGGTGGGTGGAAAGGGAAGAATCGAGCATCAAAATGGAGCTGGAGGCGCAGATGGGGCTCGCAGCCCCGTCCTGCCCCGGTTTCCTTTCGAGCCGCCCTTGCCAAAGCCCCAAAGCCgccaggggaggcagagccGCCCCCGAGCTCGGCTCCGAGCTCAAAAATCCCCGATTCTCTGCCCCAAAGCTGCGAGGGCGCAGCcgggagggagagcagagcgAGGGCAGCGGCGCCCGGGGCTGCTCAGTGATGGACACGAGTGGGGAATCGGGGTCTGGAGGGGCCGGGGGGCTCCACACGTGGGCGAGGTGGGGTGGGAGAAGAAGGAGACACGGGAGGAaggggggggggtggggtgCTGTTAATTGGGGGCAATTCGCAGCTTtctactgtaaaaaaaaaaaaaaaaaaaattaaaagcgCGAAAAATAGgcctgaaaatttaaaaataggcggaaaaaaaaataaaaataaaattaaaaatagaggaAATGCGAGCAGAAAGAGCAAACCCCAACCCCGGTGTTGTCCGTGTTACCCAGACATGACTGGACCAGACGGGAAGAGGGCGAGGACAGCGTACACGCGCTACCAGAcgctggagctggagaaggaattcCACTTCAACAGATACC from Molothrus ater isolate BHLD 08-10-18 breed brown headed cowbird unplaced genomic scaffold, BPBGC_Mater_1.1 matUn_MA556, whole genome shotgun sequence includes these protein-coding regions:
- the HOXB5 gene encoding homeobox protein Hox-B5, which encodes MSSYFVNSFSGRYPNGPDYQLLNYGTGSSMNGSYRDSSTMHSSSYGYNYNGMDLSINRSASSSHFGAVGESSRGFPSPAQESRFRQASSCSLSSPDSLPCSNSESHGGKPAPSPSEPAPAASSTNTNFTELDETSASSGADEGTPISSSIPRAQAEPIATSTAATEGQAPQIFPWMRKLHISHDMTGPDGKRARTAYTRYQTLELEKEFHFNRYLTRRRRIEIAHALCLSERQIKIWFQNRRMKWKKDNKLKSMSLASAGSAFQP